Proteins from one Camelina sativa cultivar DH55 chromosome 8, Cs, whole genome shotgun sequence genomic window:
- the LOC104707544 gene encoding lipid transfer protein EARLI 1, with product MASKNSASLALFFAINIIFFTLTAATDCGCNPNPKVPTPSVPSPSVPSPNPRPVTPPNTPGSSGKCPIDALRLGVCANVLSSLLNVQLGQPSSQSCCSLIQGLVDLDAAICLCTALRANVLGINLNVPISLSVLLNVCNRKLPSGFQCA from the coding sequence ATGGCTTCAAAGAATTCAGCCTCCCTTGCtcttttctttgccatcaacATCATTTTCTTCACCTTAACCGCTGCAACTGATTGTGGATGCAACCCAAATCCAAAGGTCCCAACTCCTTCAGTCCCGAGTCCTTCGGTCCCAAGTCCTAACCCTAGGCCGGTGACGCCTCCGAACACCCCTGGCTCATCTGGAAAATGTCCTATCGATGCTCTCAGACTCGGTGTATGTGCAAATGTCTTAAGCAGTCTACTTAACGTGCAATTGGGTCAGCCATCGTCTCAATCATGTTGTTCGCTCATCCAAGGTTTGGTTGACCTCGACGCTGCCATTTGTCTCTGCACTGCTCTTAGGGCTAACGTTCTTGGCATTAACCTTAACGTCCCTATATCCCTCAGCGTTCTTCTCAACGTTTGTAACAGAAAGCTTCCATCTGGTTTCCAATGTGCTTGA